In Callithrix jacchus isolate 240 chromosome 18, calJac240_pri, whole genome shotgun sequence, one DNA window encodes the following:
- the SLC27A3 gene encoding long-chain fatty acid transport protein 3 isoform X1 — MFASGWNQTVPTEEPGSMAALLLLPLLLLLPLLLLKLHLWPQLRWLPADLAFAVRALRCKRALRARALAAAAADPEGPEGGCSLAWRLAELARQRSAHTFLIHGSRRFSYLEAERKSNRAARAFLRARGWGRGSGGDSGAGSAGEGDRAAPGAGDAAAGSGAALAEGDSAAPLAPGATVALLLPAGPEFLWLWFGLAKAGLRTAFVPTALRRGPLLHCLRSCGARALVLAPEFLESLKPDLPALRTMGLHLWAAGPGTHPAGMSDLLAEMSTEGDGPVPGYLSSPQSMTDTCLYIFTSGTTGLPKAARISHLKILQCQGFYQLCGVHQEDVIYLALPLYHMSGSLLGIVGCLGIGATVVLKSRFSAGQFWEDCQQHRVTVFQYIGELCRYLVNQPPNKAEHGHKVRLAVGSGLRPDTWERFVRRFGPLQVLETYGLTEGNVATINYTGQRGAVGRASWLYKHIFPFSLIRYDITTGEPIRDAQGHCVATSPGEPGLLVAPVSQQSPFLGYAGGPELAQGKLLKDVFRPGDVFFNTGDLLVCDDQGFLRFHDRTGDTFRWKGENVATTEVAEVLEALDFLQEVNVYGVTVPGHEGRAGMAALTLRPPHSLDLTQLYTHVSENLPPYARPRFLRLQESLATTETFKQQKVRMANEGFDPSTLSDPLYVLDQAVGAYLPLTPVRYSTLLAGDLRI; from the exons ATGTTTGCGAGCGGCTGGAACCAGACAGTGCCGACGGAGGAACCGGGCTCCATGGCTGCCCTCCTGCTGCtgcccctgctgctgctgctaccgCTGCTGCTGCTGAAGCTACACCTCTGGCCGCAGTTGCGCTGGCTCCCGGCGGACTTGGCCTTCGCGGTGCGCGCCCTGCGCTGCAAAAGGGCTCTTCGAGCTCGCGCCTTAGCCGCGGCTGCCGCCGACCCGGAAGGTCCCGAAGGGGGCTGCAGCCTGGCCTGGCGCCTCGCCGAACTGGCCCGGCAGCGCTCCGCTCACACCTTTCTCATTCACGGTTCGCGGCGCTTTAGCTACTTGGAGGCGGAGCGCAAGAGTAACAGAGCTGCGCGCGCCTTCCTGCGTGCGCGAGGCTGGGGCCGGGGATCCGGCGGCGACAGCGGCGCGGGGAGCGCTGGAGAAGGCGATCGGGCAGCGCCGGGAGCCGGAGATGCAGCGGCCGGAAGCGGCGCGGCGCTTGCTGAAGGGGACAGTGCGGCCCCTCTGGCACCTGGAGCGACCGTGGCGCTGCTCCTACCCGCTGGCCCAGAGTTTCTGTGGCTCTGGTTCGGGCTGGCCAAGGCCGGCCTGCGCACGGCCTTTGTGCCCACCGCCCTGCGCCGGGGCCCCCTGCTGCACTGCCTCCGCAGCTGCGGCGCGCGCGCACTGGTGCTGGCGCCAG AGTTTCTGGAGTCCCTGAAGCCGGACCTGCCCGCCCTGAGAACGATGGGGCTCCACCTGTGGGCTGCAGGCCCTGGGACCCACCCTGCGGGAATGAGCGATTTGCTGGCTGAGATGTCCACTGAAGGGGATGGGCCAGTGCCAGGATACCTCTCTTCCCCACAGAGCATGACAGACACGTGCCTGTACATCTTCACCTCTGGCACCACGG GCCTCCCCAAGGCTGCTCGGATCAGTCATCTGAAGATCCTGCAATGCCAGGGCTTCTACCAGTTGTGTGGCGTCCACCAGGAAGATGTGATCTACCTCGCCCTCCCGCTCTACCACATGTCTGGCTCCCTGCTGGGCATTGTGGGCTGCTTGGGCATTG GGGCCACAGTGGTGCTGAAGTCCAGGTTCTCAGCTGGTCAGTTCTGGGAAGATTGCCAGCAGCACAGGGTGACAGTGTTCCAGTACATCGGGGAGTTGTGCCGGTACCTTGTCAACCAGCCCCCG AACAAGGCAGAGCACGGCCATAAGGTCCGGCTGGCAGTGGGCAGCGGGCTGCGCCCAGACACCTGGGAGCGTTTTGTGCGGCGCTTCGGGCCCCTGCAGGTGCTGGAGACATATGGACTGACAGAGGGCAACGTGGCTACCATCAACTACACAGGACAGCGGGGTGCTGTGGGGCGTGCTTCCTGGCTGTACAAG CACATCTTCCCCTTCTCCTTGATTCGCTATGACATCACCACAGGAGAGCCGATTCGGGACGCCCAGGGGCACTGTGTGGCCACATCTCCAG GTGAGCCAGGGCTGCTGGTGGCCCCAGTGAGCCAGCAGTCCCCATTCCTGGGCTATGCTGGCGGGCCAGAGCTGGCCCAGGGGAAGTTGCTAAAGGATGTCTTCCGGCCTGGGGATGTTTTCTTCAACACTGGGGACCTGCTGGTCTGCGATGACCAAGGCTTTCTCCGCTTCCATGATCGTACTGGAGACACCTTCAG GTGGAAGGGGGAGAATGTGGCCACAACCGAGGTGGCAGAGGTCCTAGAGGCCCTGGATTTTCTTCAGGAGGTGAACGTCTATGGAGTCACTGTGCCAG GGCATGAAGGCAGGGCTGGAATGGCGGCCCTGACTCTGCGTCCCCCTCACTCTTTGGACCTTACGCAGCTCTACACTCATGTGTCTGAGAACTTGCCACCTTATGCCCGGCCCCGATTCCTCAGGCTCCAG GAGTCTTTGGCCACCACAGAGACCTTCAAACAGCAGAAAGTTCGGATGGCAAATGAGGGCTTTGACCCCAGCACCCTGTCCGACCCACTGTATGTCCTGGACCAGGCTGTAGGTGCCTACCTGCCCCTCACACCTGTGCGGTACAGCACACTCCTGGCAGGGGACCTTCGAATCTGA
- the SLC27A3 gene encoding long-chain fatty acid transport protein 3 isoform X2 yields the protein MFASGWNQTVPTEEPGSMAALLLLPLLLLLPLLLLKLHLWPQLRWLPADLAFAVRALRCKRALRARALAAAAADPEGPEGGCSLAWRLAELARQRSAHTFLIHGSRRFSYLEAERKSNRAARAFLRARGWGRGSGGDSGAGSAGEGDRAAPGAGDAAAGSGAALAEGDSAAPLAPGATVALLLPAGPEFLWLWFGLAKAGLRTAFVPTALRRGPLLHCLRSCGARALVLAPEFLESLKPDLPALRTMGLHLWAAGPGTHPAGMSDLLAEMSTEGDGPVPGYLSSPQSMTDTCLYIFTSGTTGATVVLKSRFSAGQFWEDCQQHRVTVFQYIGELCRYLVNQPPNKAEHGHKVRLAVGSGLRPDTWERFVRRFGPLQVLETYGLTEGNVATINYTGQRGAVGRASWLYKHIFPFSLIRYDITTGEPIRDAQGHCVATSPGEPGLLVAPVSQQSPFLGYAGGPELAQGKLLKDVFRPGDVFFNTGDLLVCDDQGFLRFHDRTGDTFRWKGENVATTEVAEVLEALDFLQEVNVYGVTVPGHEGRAGMAALTLRPPHSLDLTQLYTHVSENLPPYARPRFLRLQESLATTETFKQQKVRMANEGFDPSTLSDPLYVLDQAVGAYLPLTPVRYSTLLAGDLRI from the exons ATGTTTGCGAGCGGCTGGAACCAGACAGTGCCGACGGAGGAACCGGGCTCCATGGCTGCCCTCCTGCTGCtgcccctgctgctgctgctaccgCTGCTGCTGCTGAAGCTACACCTCTGGCCGCAGTTGCGCTGGCTCCCGGCGGACTTGGCCTTCGCGGTGCGCGCCCTGCGCTGCAAAAGGGCTCTTCGAGCTCGCGCCTTAGCCGCGGCTGCCGCCGACCCGGAAGGTCCCGAAGGGGGCTGCAGCCTGGCCTGGCGCCTCGCCGAACTGGCCCGGCAGCGCTCCGCTCACACCTTTCTCATTCACGGTTCGCGGCGCTTTAGCTACTTGGAGGCGGAGCGCAAGAGTAACAGAGCTGCGCGCGCCTTCCTGCGTGCGCGAGGCTGGGGCCGGGGATCCGGCGGCGACAGCGGCGCGGGGAGCGCTGGAGAAGGCGATCGGGCAGCGCCGGGAGCCGGAGATGCAGCGGCCGGAAGCGGCGCGGCGCTTGCTGAAGGGGACAGTGCGGCCCCTCTGGCACCTGGAGCGACCGTGGCGCTGCTCCTACCCGCTGGCCCAGAGTTTCTGTGGCTCTGGTTCGGGCTGGCCAAGGCCGGCCTGCGCACGGCCTTTGTGCCCACCGCCCTGCGCCGGGGCCCCCTGCTGCACTGCCTCCGCAGCTGCGGCGCGCGCGCACTGGTGCTGGCGCCAG AGTTTCTGGAGTCCCTGAAGCCGGACCTGCCCGCCCTGAGAACGATGGGGCTCCACCTGTGGGCTGCAGGCCCTGGGACCCACCCTGCGGGAATGAGCGATTTGCTGGCTGAGATGTCCACTGAAGGGGATGGGCCAGTGCCAGGATACCTCTCTTCCCCACAGAGCATGACAGACACGTGCCTGTACATCTTCACCTCTGGCACCACGG GGGCCACAGTGGTGCTGAAGTCCAGGTTCTCAGCTGGTCAGTTCTGGGAAGATTGCCAGCAGCACAGGGTGACAGTGTTCCAGTACATCGGGGAGTTGTGCCGGTACCTTGTCAACCAGCCCCCG AACAAGGCAGAGCACGGCCATAAGGTCCGGCTGGCAGTGGGCAGCGGGCTGCGCCCAGACACCTGGGAGCGTTTTGTGCGGCGCTTCGGGCCCCTGCAGGTGCTGGAGACATATGGACTGACAGAGGGCAACGTGGCTACCATCAACTACACAGGACAGCGGGGTGCTGTGGGGCGTGCTTCCTGGCTGTACAAG CACATCTTCCCCTTCTCCTTGATTCGCTATGACATCACCACAGGAGAGCCGATTCGGGACGCCCAGGGGCACTGTGTGGCCACATCTCCAG GTGAGCCAGGGCTGCTGGTGGCCCCAGTGAGCCAGCAGTCCCCATTCCTGGGCTATGCTGGCGGGCCAGAGCTGGCCCAGGGGAAGTTGCTAAAGGATGTCTTCCGGCCTGGGGATGTTTTCTTCAACACTGGGGACCTGCTGGTCTGCGATGACCAAGGCTTTCTCCGCTTCCATGATCGTACTGGAGACACCTTCAG GTGGAAGGGGGAGAATGTGGCCACAACCGAGGTGGCAGAGGTCCTAGAGGCCCTGGATTTTCTTCAGGAGGTGAACGTCTATGGAGTCACTGTGCCAG GGCATGAAGGCAGGGCTGGAATGGCGGCCCTGACTCTGCGTCCCCCTCACTCTTTGGACCTTACGCAGCTCTACACTCATGTGTCTGAGAACTTGCCACCTTATGCCCGGCCCCGATTCCTCAGGCTCCAG GAGTCTTTGGCCACCACAGAGACCTTCAAACAGCAGAAAGTTCGGATGGCAAATGAGGGCTTTGACCCCAGCACCCTGTCCGACCCACTGTATGTCCTGGACCAGGCTGTAGGTGCCTACCTGCCCCTCACACCTGTGCGGTACAGCACACTCCTGGCAGGGGACCTTCGAATCTGA